atatatatataatatctctatctatatacatatctatctcttatatctatatctctctctatataatatattctctctctcttctctatctatctcctctctctctctctctctctcctctctctctatctatctatctctctctctctatctctatctatcatacatatatctatctatatctatctatatactacatataatatacacatattatatatatatattatatatataatatatagatatatatatatatatatatatatatatatatatatatacacacacacatataatctataataatatatacacacaacacaacctatatactctatatctatactattcacacacaacacatctatatcatatatctataccACCACCacatatctatctctctatatctctacaccccccacccctctctctctctctctctctatctccaccCCTCCCCATCTCTATATagcacatatatacatacatatatacatatatacacatacatatatacacacacacatacacacacacacacacatacatatatatatatatatatatatatatatatatatatatatatatacacatatatatatatacatcctctctgggaaccatcaccttatcgtggtggagtggtttgtgtgtccctatgaacctgagagctgtgttgtctggagcctagtgctcctggtagggtctcccaaggcaaattggtctcaggtgaggggccagactaagaatggttcaaaaacgacttcatgaaagaaagggaaaggaaaggagagaccctgcctggaggaagcccggggcccccgtctggagccaggcccagagggagggcccgacagcgagcgcctggtggccgggtttgccacggagcccggtcgggcacagcccgaagaagctacgtggtgcctcccatccatccatcctgtgggcccaccactcatgggaaaaaccgctggggtcgggtgcgctgtcacacgggtggcagtgatggtcagggacctcgacggatcagacccgggcagcagaggctggctctggggacgtggaacgtcacctctctgtgggggaaggagccggaactagtgcgggaggtggatcgctaccagttggatctggtggggcttacctccaagcacagtcttggctctggaactgtactcctggataggggttggactctattcttctccggagttgcccaaggtgtgaggccggggtggggatactcactagcccccggctgagcgccgctacgttggagtttatccctaCGCCTTCGGATTATGGGGGGgcgaaactctgactgttgtttgtgcctatgccccaaactgcagttctgagtattcggccttcttggagaccctgaatggagccctgcagggggctccagtaggggactccgtagtcttgctgggagacttcaacgcacacgtgggaaacgatggagacacctgagaggcgtgattgggaggaagggcctccctgatctaaacctgaacggtcgtttgttgttggacttctgtgctagtcatggaatggccataaaaaacaccatgttcgaaccctaggccaaaggtcaatgatcgatttcataatcgtatcatctgatctgaggccgcatgttttggacactcgggtgaagagaggggcggagctgtcgactgatcaccatctggtggtgagttggatcaaggggtgggggaagactctggacagacctggtaaacccaaacgggtagtgcgggtgaactgggaacgtctggaggaagcccctgtcctggggatctttaactcacacctccggcggagcttttcagccatccctgtggaggttgggggcattgaacctgagtgggcgatgttcaaaacctctattgctgaagctgcggtgatgagctgtggtctcaaggtcttagatgcctcaaggggcggtaaccctcgaacaccgtggtggaccccggtggtcagggaagccgtccgactgaagaaggagtccttccgggttatgttatccgggaggactccggaaacagttgcagggtatcgaaggactagaagggcggcagcctctgccgtgtcagaggcaaagcagcgggtgtgggagaagttcggagaagctatggagaaggactttcggtcggcaccaaggtgcttctggaaaaccatccggcacctcaggagggggaagcgaggaaccatccaagctgtgtacagcaagggtgggaccctgctgacttcaactgagaaggttatcggccggtggaaggagcactttgaggaactcctgaatccgactaacacgccctctatggtagaggcagagctggaagctgatgggggatcatcgtcaatttccctgatggaagtcactgaggtagtcaaacaactccacagtggcaaagccgcaggggttgatgagatccgtccagaaatgctgaaggctttgggtgttgaggggctgtcttggttgacacgcctcgtcaacattgcgtagaagtctgggacagtgcctaggggttggcagaccggggtggtggttcccctatttaaaaagggggaccagagagtgtgtgccaactacagtggtatcacacttctcagcctatatgtgtgtgtgtgtgtgtgtgtgtgtgtgtgtgtgtgtgtgtgtgaagtgatactcactttctgtgtgtgaaaCTCCTCTTGCAGTCACCCCCCATTGCACCGCCCCCCCCACCAGAGCCAGGACGGGCCACATCCCGGCGATGGTCCAGTTGAACCAGCAGAGTGGACGCGGGGAGACTTCACAGAACAGGTCGTACACCTGATCCGGCAGCGCGAGCCTCCCCAGCAggtaatccacacacagtgtcacagtggTGGCTCCGAACACGCACGTGTAGATGACGCTCAACAGTTTCTGCCACCGGAGAGCGAGGAGGGCGGCAACGCTGCCGGCAGCCGCCGTGACGCCCAGAGGCAGCCAGGCCGGAGCCGGGCCGCCGCACTGAGCCGCCGGCAGCAGCAGGCCGACGGACAGCAGGCCGCCCAGCTGCAGGCCGCAGAGGACGAGGCCCAGCCGGGGCAGCAGCATGCTCATCAGCCCGCACAGCACGCCCACCCCCAGCCCCAGCCCCGCCTTGGTGCCGGAGCACAGGTCGGCCTCCAGCAGCGGCTCcctgtggtgcagcagcagtacgGCTGCACAGCCCGACAGGAAGCCGCAGAAGAACGTGACCATCTTGAAGCAGCAGTATCCTGAGACGTAAGGAACTGCATTTAGTTACACAtgttaaaaacacactgaaggCTTCTTACACCCTTACACtcattattttgtataattctcattatattttgacaaaatagtgtaaaattgtgaaacaaaattaaatgtatgtatattataaattctcaaaaagacaaatgtataaaCACACttatatttaattcaaatgaatcattttaatttccttttcaaaactaTTCTAATGATCTCCTTTGACTGTTGTTCATACTGACTCTAAGTTGACACATtatgggatgtgtgtgtgcacatattctCTCTTGTTTTATAGTCGGTGGTAAATGTGTCTCACAGCATTATTACTAAACATACAGCTGTTTataaaaatacactttattcATGAAGTTCTAACCGTGACACAAAACTGAaggttttattctattgtttccaTATGTTGCACTTTGGCCTGTTTGCTAATGCTAAGCTAATGAAAGTAAATAAGATCAACATGAGCtttacacatcaataataatgacATAAGAATGAGGATCTTGGTGCAACAATAAGctgtataataatgataataacttaaataataataataataataatgataataactttatttgtatagcacctttcatacaagaatcaTAGCCCAAAGTGCTtagtatctgtgccgtacttaacgacctcctgaaaccacattcgtcaccattcttgtaaatgttttaaactatcagagccatattttgaaagcatgagatcaacaatgggcccctggggcCCTACAACTGGTTCACTCCCTTTGCGACacattatttacgtttacagcgtcgacctctttattgaccttttaacgtataaaacacagacgtctctgtgagtccagattcttttggcagaTTCTTTGTTAAAGCccatttcataaacaaacccctgtttgttaagttttatgaaacctatcggtcaAAGCCAGTtcttctccaatatattctttaatctttcacttttccactaattgtgtaaaaaacatgtaaacacatttatcagagaagcttcctcttgttcccgtggtaacacagtctatttgatctcaagtttttcaaaaatacactctgaaatgttatcctagttacctttacacattcaatgttaaaccagtaataattcaccattaaaaggctaaagtaaagagatataaaatatcaccattaaaaggctaaagtaaagagatataaaacatcaccattaaaaggctaaagtaaagagatataaaatatcactattaaaaggctaaagtaaggagatataaaatatcaccattaaaagactaaagtaaagagatataaaacatcaccattaaaaggctaaagtaaagagatataaaacatcaccattaaaagactaaagtaaagagatataaaacatcaccattaaaaggctaaagtaaagagatataaaatatcactattaaaagactaaagtaaagagatataaaatatcaccattaaaaggctaaagtaaagagatatgtttttagcctACTTTTGAAGATAAAGAACAACCGGCTCTGAGCTAGCAGCCCTTAATTAACTCCTGCAGCTTTGTGCTGATCTGAACTCTGGCAGCTCTCACACACCAGCTGAGCGCCGGGACATTTGGAGACTTTAAGGAGACTCACAGAAGCTGCAACAGCTTCTAAAcctttgttttaaaaagtgatttatgaataaagttttattattatttattctttctattattattatattttattttattattatcattatgatttctaatgatttaatttttttataatttttttataatttttttattataattttattttatttcattaagactgtcaatataatataatgatgaTTTATTAGTCACTTCAACATTTACTTAATAAACCCTCAaattaagaaaaacattatCGTGGCTCATTGCATTgactataaatatgaaaaggacgaattagaatacattttatattttcttttttatcattaAACATAATTGCTGAGCCTAAAATGTGGCCGTAAGTCTTTTTAACTCTTTATATAATGcttatatgatatatgtatataacgCAAAGCtgaataatatatttgttttatttttataatttattcatCTATATAAATGCTTCCATTTAACAGCCCTACTTATTaatagtatttgtatttattattattatgactaaTATTAAATGATcatagttataataataataataataatagtacatATTATATCATAGCCCGTATTAGTGTGCATGCATCCGTACCGAACAGTGTGTAGATGAGTCCTGCAGTGAAGCAGGTGGAGCAGATGATGGAGGGGATGACTTCATGCTGGATATTAATCTGAAGCGTACACATGTCGTCCTCCACTGATCCGGCTCCTGGCTCCTCAGGAACATACAGCCAAGTGTCGGCCATCTTTAGAGGATTATTATCTTCTGTGCGTCGTCTTCCTTCATCAGAGGGTTAAACTAGAGCGTCTTGCGTGTGGCGTTCAGGGGCAGAGGAAGATCCTGAAC
The Cottoperca gobio unplaced genomic scaffold, fCotGob3.1 fCotGob3_329arrow_ctg1, whole genome shotgun sequence DNA segment above includes these coding regions:
- the LOC115005603 gene encoding transmembrane protein 198-like, whose protein sequence is MADTWLYVPEEPGAGSVEDDMCTLQINIQHEVIPSIICSTCFTAGLIYTLFGYCCFKMVTFFCGFLSGCAAVLLLHHREPLLEADLCSGTKAGLGLGVGVLCGLMSMLLPRLGLVLCGLQLGGLLSVGLLLPAAQCGGPAPAWLPLGVTAAAGSVAALLALRWQKLLSVIYTCVFGATTVTLCVDYLLGRLALPDQVYDLFCEVSPRPLCWFNWTIAGMWPVLALVGGAVQWGVTARGVSHTESE